In Brachybacterium fresconis, the genomic stretch ACCTGGCTCATCCCGGCGTCGCGCCGACGAACCTGCTCGCGGCACGACCCGACCTGGGGCGCGCCCGCGAAACCCCACGCCGGAAACTCATCCGAACGCTGTCCGCCCGCGGAGTTCTCTTCGGAACGGTCGAGAGTGCCCAACTCCCCGCCCTGCTCGCCGCGACATCTCCCAACGCGCACGGCGGGTCCTTGTACGGCCCTCGCGGGTTCCTGCATCTCGGCGGAGCGCCGGCTGAGCAACCGCTCTACTCCCGGCTCACACGTGCGCAGGAGGCGGCGCGGACATGGGAGACATCGGAGCGACTAGCGGGCGTGGCGTTCCCTGCGTGAGCGAGCACGACGGCGCGAGCGGAGACGCGACCGCGCATCGGACGCCCACCCCGCCTTGGCCGGGACGACGCCGAAAGAAGGGGACACGTCACTCATTCACTCTCGCCGCGGCCGCGACCGAGCGCGCCAGCCATGCCGGGGCGCGCCCGTGATGCTGGGGCGGGATCAGCTCACCGGCCTCGCAGCACGCGACGAGTTGATGCGTCCGCCGCTCCCACGTGTCAGACTGCTTCGCGGACATGATCCAGTGGTGGACGGCCTTGCGGTACCCCGGTGTCGCCGCGTCGAGAAACGCAACGGACCGCGGCGACGCATCGATGATCGCCTGCAACGCAGGAGCGATCCCCGCCTCGGCGTTCTCATGCGTGTAGACACCGGATCGATCAGCGGAACGCCGCTCATACGCCGCGATTCCAGCCTGATGCATACGCCCCTGCGACGTCAGCCGCTCGACATGCGCGATGTTCACGTTCGACCACGTGCTTCGGTGCCTGCGCGGCGACCAGCGCTGGCGACGTGAATCGTCGTCGATCCTCTGCGACACCGAATCGATCCACCCGAAGCACAGTGCCTCGATCACCGCGTCGGCCCAGGTGAGGCCGCGATCAGGGACATGGGCGAGGCGGAGCTCCATCCACAGTTCGCTCTCGGTGTCGTGATAGCGCTCAAGCCACGCGCGGAACTCACCGGCGTCACGGAAGAAGACGGCCGGACGCTCGGCTGACCCGCCAGGAGTCCCCGGCCCACGTCTCATGCCCCCACCTCGCTCGCCATGTGTGCGCGGCGCGCGAGAACGGCGAACGCCTCAGCGAGAGCAGGAGGCTCGACGCCGTCAATATCGGCCTCGAAACGGAGGAACGCAGCGGCAAGAGCGCCCCATGACCACGACCCGGCGCGCAGTCGGCACCGCTCGTCGGCGAGCTCCTCGACGGTTCCGTCACCGGCGAAGGGATGAACGCCACGCGCCGGCAGATCGAGGACCACTGCCCCCTCGCACGGCCAGCGATCGACGTGGTCCGAGCCTTTGAAACGCGCCGAGACGAACGCGGCAACGGAGCCGCCAGGGATGGCCCGCGGGGTGAAAAGCGCCCCATGCGGAGGGCGCAGCACCAGGCGGTCCACACGCAGCGTGCGCCAGCCATCGTTGTCGAGGTCCCACGCGAGCAGGTACCAGCGCCCACCTAGGGTAATGAGACCGTGAGGCTCCAGGCGATTCCGCTCGAGCGTCGTGTCCGCTCTGCTGTAGTCCACACGGAGGATCCGACAGTCGCGGACCGTGGCCGACAGCTCGACGAGGACCTCGGGCGGTACGACGGGCGGAGGACTATCGCCGGGGCGCGCCGACAGTGACGTGACCGGCATGCCGTCGAGCCGATGCCGCAGCCGGCTCGGCAGCACCTGGCGCAGCGTGGCTAGTGCGCGCGCCGCCCCCTCTTCGATGCCGCTTCCCGGAAAGACGTTGGACTCGAGAGCGATCGCCAGGGCGACCGCCTGATCGTCGTCGAACAGCAGCGGCGGCAGGTCGGCCCCGCCTTCGAGGCGGTAACCGCCGTCCGGGCCGGTGAGCGCGCCGACCCGATATCCCAGCGCCCGCAGCCGCTCGATGTCGCGACGTACAGTGCGCTCGCTCACCTCGAGCCGCCCGGCGATTTCGGGCCCCGACCAGTCGCGGCGCGCCTGCAGGAGCGAGAGGAGTTGCAGCAGGCGGTATGTCTG encodes the following:
- a CDS encoding YdeI/OmpD-associated family protein encodes the protein MRRGPGTPGGSAERPAVFFRDAGEFRAWLERYHDTESELWMELRLAHVPDRGLTWADAVIEALCFGWIDSVSQRIDDDSRRQRWSPRRHRSTWSNVNIAHVERLTSQGRMHQAGIAAYERRSADRSGVYTHENAEAGIAPALQAIIDASPRSVAFLDAATPGYRKAVHHWIMSAKQSDTWERRTHQLVACCEAGELIPPQHHGRAPAWLARSVAAAARVNE
- a CDS encoding helix-turn-helix transcriptional regulator, giving the protein MAEQTYRLLQLLSLLQARRDWSGPEIAGRLEVSERTVRRDIERLRALGYRVGALTGPDGGYRLEGGADLPPLLFDDDQAVALAIALESNVFPGSGIEEGAARALATLRQVLPSRLRHRLDGMPVTSLSARPGDSPPPVVPPEVLVELSATVRDCRILRVDYSRADTTLERNRLEPHGLITLGGRWYLLAWDLDNDGWRTLRVDRLVLRPPHGALFTPRAIPGGSVAAFVSARFKGSDHVDRWPCEGAVVLDLPARGVHPFAGDGTVEELADERCRLRAGSWSWGALAAAFLRFEADIDGVEPPALAEAFAVLARRAHMASEVGA